The Nocardioides humi genome includes a region encoding these proteins:
- a CDS encoding tyrosine-protein phosphatase, with protein sequence MAMPPGTRWDAYDRQSVSGACVPDVCRISGCCEMSVAFLWAAPAPLVLAPTVGLHSPGGTPCGAGAEPRGTLVPVPFESTQPVVPGDRVHLVPGSHNVRDLGGLRTRSGRTVRTGRVYRSDYPSFLEVDATAIARFGLATVVDLRRGTEAAEECIDWGGRGVAYRRWPLTAGRESSWHARYTSYLTRRPETVVGAVREVMRPAAHTVLFHCAAGKDRTGVLAALLLAVLGVGEDDIVADYLLSAASVEPVIARLVEMEMYAGMLADSSVDEQLPRAEHMHLLLRWLERHGGAEAWLVEHGVPAGELTDFRDVMLER encoded by the coding sequence ATGGCGATGCCTCCTGGCACTCGGTGGGATGCGTACGACCGTCAATCTGTCAGCGGCGCCTGTGTCCCCGATGTGTGCCGGATATCCGGCTGCTGCGAGATGTCTGTGGCCTTCCTGTGGGCCGCGCCGGCGCCGCTCGTCCTCGCGCCGACTGTCGGACTCCACAGTCCCGGCGGGACGCCGTGTGGTGCCGGCGCCGAGCCGCGAGGAACCCTCGTCCCCGTGCCCTTCGAGTCCACCCAGCCGGTCGTGCCAGGAGATCGTGTCCACCTCGTCCCGGGGTCGCACAACGTGCGTGACCTGGGTGGACTCCGGACCCGGTCAGGACGCACCGTCCGGACGGGGCGGGTGTACCGCAGCGACTATCCGTCCTTCCTGGAGGTCGACGCCACGGCCATCGCCCGCTTCGGGCTCGCCACGGTCGTGGACCTGCGCCGGGGCACCGAGGCCGCGGAGGAGTGCATCGACTGGGGTGGTCGAGGGGTGGCCTACCGGCGGTGGCCGCTGACCGCCGGCCGGGAGAGCTCGTGGCACGCCCGCTACACGTCGTACCTGACGCGGCGTCCGGAGACCGTGGTCGGGGCGGTGCGTGAGGTGATGCGCCCCGCCGCGCACACGGTGCTCTTCCACTGCGCCGCGGGCAAGGATCGCACCGGCGTCCTGGCGGCCCTGCTGCTCGCGGTCCTGGGGGTGGGCGAGGACGACATCGTGGCGGACTACCTCCTCTCCGCGGCGAGCGTGGAGCCGGTGATCGCGCGTCTCGTCGAGATGGAGATGTACGCCGGCATGCTGGCCGACAGCAGCGTGGACGAGCAGCTGCCCCGCGCCGAGCACATGCACCTGCTGCTGCGCTGGCTCGAACGGCACGGTGGCGCCGAGGCGTGGCTGGTCGAGCACGGCGTGCCCGCGGGCGAGCTGACGGACTTCCGCGACGTCATGCTGGAGCGCTGA
- a CDS encoding PucR family transcriptional regulator, with amino-acid sequence MAAPTTSAADPRRRFEELNRRYAVELRLSGVSAAGGGISGLVQAVAEMTTNPIWLIDPQRRVVSRSARARGSDFRPPEVAALLEQHGPADLGGAEPMLVPAQPARGVVRRHLLMPVRRDDCLFAWLVVAEVSGRFTREDSALVSRAAFHLASEYAVQRRVARASWNARATLARQLVRGHSRDDDIADAAEYLGIQAEADRVLVYLADAAGVAAGDEEGLTAQVGADLGVEVLASRGREGTVLLIEAPEGAPPVAFVHQVKQAMRRLLAAVGQPHATVGVSGVTRPAALQRAYRETREVVLCVDRFARTSERVIAVDDLGPARLFVANGDLGAVRRYVQDVIGALLDGGPGTADLLRTLQCFFDTGRSVRESAARLGIHENTVRLRMAKVHDLTGLDVAADANDQLSAQTALLVLRLEGHPAIPPFDERHGFAADTDRGKDTA; translated from the coding sequence ATGGCTGCTCCGACGACATCTGCGGCCGATCCCCGGCGGCGGTTCGAGGAACTCAACCGCCGGTACGCCGTGGAGCTGCGCCTGTCCGGGGTGTCCGCCGCAGGCGGAGGCATCAGTGGGCTCGTCCAGGCGGTCGCGGAGATGACGACGAACCCGATCTGGCTCATCGACCCGCAGCGGCGGGTGGTCTCGCGGTCGGCGCGCGCCCGGGGGTCGGACTTCCGGCCGCCCGAGGTCGCGGCTCTCCTGGAGCAGCACGGTCCGGCCGACCTCGGCGGCGCCGAGCCGATGCTCGTGCCCGCCCAGCCGGCGCGGGGCGTCGTCCGTCGACACCTCCTCATGCCGGTGCGCCGCGACGACTGCCTGTTCGCCTGGCTGGTCGTGGCGGAGGTGTCGGGGCGCTTCACCCGCGAGGACTCCGCGCTGGTCAGCAGGGCCGCCTTCCACCTCGCCAGTGAGTACGCCGTGCAGCGGCGCGTGGCCCGCGCCTCGTGGAACGCACGGGCGACGCTCGCCCGGCAGCTCGTGCGTGGGCACAGCCGTGACGACGACATCGCCGACGCGGCGGAGTATCTCGGCATCCAGGCCGAGGCCGACCGCGTCCTCGTCTACCTCGCCGACGCCGCCGGGGTCGCGGCGGGCGACGAGGAGGGGCTCACCGCCCAGGTCGGCGCCGATCTCGGCGTCGAGGTCCTCGCCTCCCGCGGGCGCGAGGGGACCGTCCTCCTCATCGAGGCGCCCGAGGGGGCGCCGCCCGTCGCCTTCGTCCACCAGGTCAAGCAGGCCATGCGCCGGCTGCTCGCCGCCGTGGGCCAGCCGCACGCGACCGTCGGTGTCTCCGGCGTCACCCGTCCCGCGGCCCTGCAGCGCGCGTACCGGGAGACCCGGGAGGTCGTGCTCTGCGTCGACCGCTTCGCGCGGACCTCGGAGCGGGTGATCGCCGTCGACGATCTCGGCCCGGCGCGGCTCTTCGTCGCCAACGGCGACCTCGGCGCGGTCCGGCGCTACGTCCAGGACGTCATCGGCGCGCTGCTCGACGGAGGTCCGGGAACGGCCGATCTCCTGCGGACACTGCAGTGCTTCTTCGACACCGGTCGCAGCGTCCGCGAGTCGGCCGCGCGCCTCGGCATCCACGAGAACACCGTGCGCCTACGGATGGCGAAGGTCCACGACCTCACCGGTCTCGACGTGGCCGCCGACGCCAACGACCAGCTCTCCGCCCAGACCGCGCTGCTCGTGCTGCGGCTCGAAGGGCATCCGGCGATCCCCCCGTTCGACGAACGGCACGGGTTCGCAGCCGACACCGATCGAGGGAAGGACACTGCATGA